From a single Aricia agestis chromosome 17, ilAriAges1.1, whole genome shotgun sequence genomic region:
- the LOC121735178 gene encoding elongation factor 1-beta' encodes MAFGDVKTPQGLKELNEYLADKSYINGYTPSQADVQVFEAVGKAIAASLPHASRWYNHIASYTPAERKSWAAGVSPLSAGGKPTTAAPAKKVEEDDDDDVDLFGSGDEEEDAEAARVREERLKAYADKKSKKPTLIAKSSILLDVKPWDDETDMKEMEKQVRTIEMDGLLWGASKLVPVGYGINKLQIMCVIEDDKVSVDLLTEKIQDFEDFVQSVDIAAFNKI; translated from the exons ATGGCTTTCGGAGACGTAAAAACCCCACAAGGTCTTAAGGAATTGAACGAATATTTGGCTGATAAGAGTTATATCAATGG ATATACTCCATCTCAAGCTGATGTACAAGTGTTCGAGGCAGTAGGAAAAGCTATTGCCGCTAGCCTGCCTCACGCGTCTCGTTGGTACAACCATATCGCGTCTTACACACCGGCGGAGCGCAAGTCATGGGCCGCGGGAGTGAGCCCCCTAAGCGCCGGAGGCAAGCCTACCACAGCTGCCCCAGCAAAGAAAGTGGAggaggatgatgatgatgacgttGACCTATTCGGCTCCGGAGACGAGGAAGAG GATGCGGAAGCTGCGAGAGTTCGTGAAGAGCGCCTCAAAGCCTACGCAGACAAGAAGTCAAAGAAACCCACTCTTATCGCTAAGTCCTCCATCCTCTTAGACGTCAAACCTTGGGATGACGAGACAGACATGAAAGAGATGGAGAAACAAGTCAGAACAATCGAAATGGACGGTCTTCTGTGGGGAGCGTCCAAACTTGTCCCAGTGGGCTACGGTATCAACAAGTTACAGATCATGTGTGTCATTGAGGACGACAAAGTATCTGTCGACCTTCTGACTGAAAAGATCCAAGACTTCGAAGACTTCGTCCAATCAGTCGACATTGCTGCATTCAATAAGATCTAA
- the LOC121735270 gene encoding erlin-2-like — translation MADQTSILAVVILAVGVTVHFSLHKVEEGYVGVYYRGGALLPITSQPGFHMMIPLLTSYKAIQTTLQTDEVKNVPCGTSGGVMIYFERIEVVNKLEPHSVLDVVRNFTAEYDKTLIYNKVHHELNQFCSAHTLHEVYIDLFDQIDENLSTALQNDLNQMAPGLMVKGVRVTKPKIPESIRKNYELMEAEKSKFLIAEQHQKVVEKEAETARRKAVIEAEKEAHVAKIQYEQKIMEKESLQKIELIEDNIHRAKQQTKAEADFYHLKKQAEANKALLTKEYLELKKYEALANNNKIYFGNDIPNMFLQATVGELPKSVKVE, via the exons ATGGCAGACCAAACTTCAATACTAGCAGTTGTGATACTAGCAGTCGGTGTGACTGTACACTTCTCTCTGCACAAGGTTGAGGAGGGATATGTGGGAGTGTACTATAGA GGCGGAGCTTTGCTGCCAATAACCAGTCAACCGGGTTTCCACATGATGATACCACTCTTAACATCATATAAGGCTATTCAG ACAACATTGCAGACAGACGAGGTGAAAAATGTACCATGTGGTACGAGTGGTGGTGTGATGATATATTTTGAGAGGATTGAAGTGGTTAACAAACTGGAACCCCATAGTG TATTAGACGTCGTACGAAACTTCACTGCCGAATATGATAAGACTTTGATATACAATAAGGTTCATCATGAGCTAAATCAGTTCTGCAGTGCTCACACTTTACATGAAGTGTACATTGACTTGTTTGACCAGATAGACGAAAATCTTAGTACA gcCTTACAAAATGATTTAAACCAAATGGCTCCTGGGCTGATGGTGAAGGGGGTGCGCGTGACGAAACCAAAAATACCTGAATCTATCAGAAAGAACTATGAGCTGATGGAGGCTGAGAAATCCAAGTTCCTCATTGCTGAACAACatcaaaaa GTTGTCGAAAAAGAAGCCGAGACTGCTCGCAGGAAGGCAGTCATTGAAGCGGAAAAGGAGGCGCACGTAGCCAAAATTCAATATGAACAGAAGATTATGGAGAAAGAGTCATTGCAGAAAATCGAATTAATAGAAGACAACATCCACAGGGCCAAGCAGCAGACGAAAGCCGAGGCAGATTTCTATCATCTGAAGAAGCAAGCTGAGGCGAATAAGGCTCTGCTCACAAAAGAATACCTGGAACTAAAGAAATATGAGGCTCTAGCTAATAACAATAAGATCTACTTTGGAAACGACATTCCAAACATGTTTCTGCAAGCCACTGTCGGTGAATTACCTAAGAGTGTGAAAGTTGAAtga